The Halotia branconii CENA392 region GTCTAGAGATGGACTTAACCTTGGCTGCTCGTTTCCAATTTATCTGTGCACCAACCATAATTTTACTATTAGGTGCTGCATTAGCAGGCTGTTGGCAGCGATTACAAAATTTCAAACTGCATCCGTTGGTAAATGGGAAAGTAGTAGTCAGTATAATTTGGCTAATGGCAATGTTTGGAGGAGTAACAGCAACTTGGAATCTAGGCTACTTGCAAAATCAACGCCCTGATCTTCTTGCAGCTGTGATCCAAAAAGCATCTCACTCCAATGTACTAATTGCCACTACTCATTTACATCATGGGCAAACCGGCAGAATGATGGGGTTAGCCTGGGAATTTTTACACCTACCTGCTCAAAATGTCCAGTTTTTCTTGGCTCACCAAGATTCAGATACACAAGATTATACCCAGGCGATACAAACGTTTGATGAACAACTTACTGAAATTCCCAGACCTTTAGATTTATGGTTAGTCGAGTTCCGGACTCAAGTTGATCTGGAATCGCAGCACTGTGTTATTGACAACCAGTACGGTAAATCTGCTGGTGAATACAGTTACAAACTTTATCATTGTGCAACATGACATATTTTATGATCTGTTGTTACCAACACTGCTATATTGAAATCAAAAAATGATCAGACATGATCTTATTGTGATCTGATTCTGTTGAAGAAGCGCTGTGGATCGCTTTTAGAGCATTGGAGGAGAAAGCTTTTCTCACAGACCGCCTAGCAGCACGGATGAATAAACATAAACAAACCCTGTCAGCAAAACCATTAACCCAAAAGGCGAAAGCTACTCGTCAGCATTCCGCCATCATTAAAGAACTGCTGATGAAAAGCAATAAGACGGAAACAAATACTTTTGGAGAAGAATAACTTTATAGTGCTTCTCGGTGCGGTAGCGAGTCCGCAAGCGTTTTACAATTTTTAATTAATAATTTTTAATTGGAGCAAAGCGACTTGACCATATCTATTGCCCATTTAGGGCCTCCTGGCACTTACGCAGAACAAGCAGCAGTTTTCTATGTTAACTGGCTAGCTGAAAATACAGGAATTGCAGCTACTTTATGCCCTTATCCTAGTATTGCTCAGTCACTCCAAGCTGTTGCGGCTGGACACACTCAATTAGCTGTTGTGCCAGTGGAAAATTCTATTGAAGGCAGTGTAACCATGACGATGGATACACTTTGGCAGTTAGAAAATCTGCAAATTCAGTTAGCTTTAGTCATGCCTATTGCTCATGCCTTAATTTCCTGTGCAACTGGTGTAGATAACATTAAAACTGTTTATTCACATCCACAAGCTTTAGCCCAATGTCAGGGGTGGTTAGAGCAGTTTCTGCCAAATGTACAGCTAATTCCTGCCAATTCTACAACTGAAGCCCTACAAAGACTAGAGCAAGAATTAACAACAGCTGCGATCGCATCTACTAGAGCAGCCCAACTTTACAATTTGCCTATACTAGCTAGTAATATTAACGACTACCCAGAAAACTGTACTCGTTTTTGGGTGGTAAGTAAGGTAGGAGCAGAGGCTATTAAACAAACATCTTCAGTTCATGCAACCCATACTTCGCTGGCTTTTAGCCTACCAGCCAATGTACCAGGAGCATTGGTTAAACTCCTACAAGTATTTGCTCAACGAGAAATTAATCTTAGCCGAATTGAGTCTCGTCCAACCAAGCGATCGCTAGGCGAATACTTGTTTTTTATTGATATAGAAGCAGATGCAAGGGAAGCACGAGTCCAATCGGCTTTAGCAGAACTAAATATTTACACAGAAGTTTTAAAAATTTTGGGCGCTTATAATGTTTTATCAATTGGCGCTATGCAGTAAGGAGTAATCAGTCAATTGTGAAAAGTTCTGACTAATGACTAATGACTCCTCATGGATTCTGATTAAAAGTATCTTTCAACACAGAACGAGCTGCTAAGTGATTACGAGTAGTAGTCAAAATTTCTGCTTCTCTTTCCAACCGAGCAATAGTATCTTGCATTTCTAATAGTGATTGTTGCTCTGCGGCTACACCATAGAGATTACTGGCTACCCAATAAGATAGCTCTGTTGGTAGATCGGGTAATTCTTCTGGCAATTCAATATTTTGTTCGGTTAACTTAGCTGAAAGACGCACGACATCCCGCAGTAGTTGTTCTACTTCAGAAGCAAAAGGTCGTAAGTCTTGACTTGGGGGCTGGTCTTCTAACCACTCTACCAAACCAACGCGGTAAGGCTTTTCCCGAACATACTCTAAGACACGAAACCTTTGCTGTCCCAAAGTCAACATTTTCATCCGGTCATCTGGCAAGCGTTGGTAATGAATGATTTCTGCACAACAACCAACGTTCGCTATCGTACCTTGAACTGGATCGACCATTAAGACCCCAAACCTGCGATCGCTTTCCAAAATCGTGTTCATCATGATTCGGTAGCGAAATTCAAAGATGTGCAGGGGTAATGGTCTAGTCGGAAAAAGAACTACTTCGGGTAACGGGAACAGAGGTAGTTCGCGGACTGCAATTTTAGAAGAGGATGTCATTGTTACCTTGGTATAAATTTAATCTTTAACAAATTTATTCTTCTCTGCTTTTCCCGTACTCTGTTTACATTCTATCATTTGTTTCCTAGGCAATAAAAAGCCCTAAAGAAATTTCTTCAGAGCTAGGTAAATATTCATACTAAAAAATTTCAGTTGTTAGTGGTCAATTGCTTTTCTGTAACTAACAACTGACCACACTTCGACTACGCGGTAGTTGAGTTTCGGCTACGCTCAACTGCCGCGCAGCGCTGCACTGAGCCTGTCGAAGTGTCGAAACTCAGTGCATCGCTGACCACTGACTAATTACAATTTGACTTCAATATCTACACCTGAGGGTAAATCAAGTTTCATCAAAGCATCAATAGTTTTAGAAGAAGGCTGATATATGTCTATAATCCGACGATGGGTACGGGTTTCAAAGTGTTCTCGCGAATCTTTATCTACGTGAGGCGATCGCAGTACGCAGTAGATTTTGCGTTTTGTTGGTAAAGGAATCGGTCCTATAGCTGTAGCGTTAGTCCGGTTAGCCGTGTCTACAATCTTCTCGCAAGATGTATCTAATAAACGACGGTCAAAAGCCTGTAAACGTATTCTAATCTTCTGCTGCTGTAGAGTTGCCATCTTTAATTTTCTAGGTTCTGATATTAAGGGTACAGGTTACGTACATAAAGCTGTAACCTGTCATTTTATTGGGAGAGGGAAGAGAAAGGAGCAGAAAGGGTTTTGTACCATCTCTACTCCTTTATTATCGGGGCAAAAAGTGCTATTTCAAGATTTTGGAGACAACACCAGCACCGATGGTACGACCACCTTCACGAATAGCGAAGCGCATTCCTTGCTCGATTGCGATCGCATTAATTAGTTCTACTGTCATTTTGATGCGATCGCCTGGCATTACCATTTCTGCTTCGCTGCCATCATCAGAAGTGAAAGCTTTGATAGTGCCAGTTACATCGGTTGTCCGCACGTAGAACTGAGGACGATAGCCAGAGAAAAATGGAGTTTTGCGACCACCTTCTTTTTCGGTCAGTACGTACACTTCACCTTCAAATTGAGTGTGAGGTGTAATCGAACCGGGTTTAGCAATTACCATACCCCGTTCAATGTCAGTTTTTTGGATACCCCGCAGTAGTACACCTGCATTATCTCCAGCCATACCTTCATCAAGACTCTTCTTAAACATCTCGATTCCAGTAACAGTGGTGTTGCGAGTATCTCTAATACCCACCAATTCCACTGTATCGCCGACTTTTACCTTACCGCGTTCAATCCGACCGGTAGCGACCGTACCCCGACCTGTGATCGAGAATACGTCTTCTACAGCCATTAGGAAGGGCTTATCAACAGCGCGATCAGGTGTGGGGATGTATGAATCTACAGCATCCATTAATGCATAGATTTTATCTACCCACTCATCTTCTCCCCGTTGTGTCTTGGCGTTAGTAGTCATTTTTTCCAGTGCTTTGAGACCGGAGCCTGTAACAATGGGGATATCGTCGCCAGGGAAATCATAGGCACTTAATAGTTCCCGGACTTCTAGTTCTACTAACTCTAGTAGTTCAGCATCATCTACCATGTCTTCTTTATTTAAGAAGACAACTAGACTAGGTACACCCACCTGCTTTGCTAACAGGATATGTTCGCGGGTTTGGGGCATGGGACCATCAGCAGCCGAAACCACAAGGATTGCACCATCCATTTGGGCAGCGCCGGTGATCATGTTTTTCACATAGTCAGCGTGTCCGGGGCAGTCTACGTGAGCATAGTGCCGATTACTGGTTTCGTACTCAACGTGGGCTGTATTGATGGTAATACCCCGCGCCTTTTCTTCGGGTGCGTTATCGATTTGATCGTAACCTCTACCAACCGCTTGACCAAGAGCCGCTAAGGTCATGGTAATAGCTGCTGTTAATGTAGTTTTACCATGATCAACGTGGCCAATAGTACCGATATTAACGTGAGGTTTATTCCTTTCAAACTTTGCGCGTGCCATGAATGCTCGTTTCCTTTTCTAATTAAGCGTTCCCTTTGCTTTTTGCAATGATTGCCTCAGCCACGTTGCGAGGCACTTCTTCGTAATGGCTAAACTCCATAGAGAAGATACCCCGACCTTGGGTCTTCGACCGGATATCAGTGGCATAACCAAACATTTCTGCTAATGGGACTTTAGCAGTTACTTTGGCAAGACCATCATCAGATCCCATGCCCTCAATTTGTCCACGACGTGAATTGAGGTCGCCCATAACATCCCCAAGGAAGTTTTCGGGAACTTCGACCTCAACTTTCATCATAGGTTCTAAGAGAGCTGGTGAGGCTTTCATTACTGCCTCTTTCATCGCCATTGAGCCAGCGATTTTGAAAGCCATTTCTGAAGAGTCTACATCGTGGTATGACCCATCAATCAGTGTTGCTTTGACATCAATCAGTGGATAACCGGCTAAAATACCCGATTCGCAGCTTTCTTTCATTCCTTGTTCTGCGGGGCCGACGTACTCTTTGGGTACGCTACCACCGACTATCTTGGAAACAAATTCAAAACCGCTACCAGGTTCTCCTGGCTCCAGATCAATAACAACGTGACCGTATTGGCCTTTACCACCACTTTGACGGATGAATTTCCCTTCTATTTTGGTGACGTGCTTACGAATTGTTTCGCGATATGCTACTTGCGGCGCACCGACATTTGCTTCCACTTTAAATTCGCGTAACATACGGTCTACCAGAATTTCCAGGTGCAGCTCTCCCATTCCGGCAATTACCGTTTGGTTGGTTTCCGGATCAACGTGGACACGAAAGGTTGGGTCTTCTTCTGAGAGAGATTGCAGAGCTTTGGAGAGCTTATCCATGTCATTCTTAGTTTTGGGTTCAACCGCCACTGAGATTACAGGCTCAGGAATAAATAGAGATTCCAGAATTACTGGCGATGCTTCATCAGTAATAGTGTCACCTGTTAAGGTGTCTTTCAATCCTAATGCTGCTCCTAAATCTCCTGCCCGCATTTCATCGACATCAAGTCGTTCATCTGCTTTCAAAATCACCAGACGAGAAATCCGTTCTTTCTTGTTCTTGGTAGCGTTGAGGACATAGCTACCTTTTTTCAGCACACCAGAATAAACGCGAACAAAGGTTAGGCGGCCATAAGGGTCAGCCATAATCTTGAATGCCAGCGCTGACAAAGGTTCGTCATCATCAGCCCGACGCTCTACAGTTTCGCCATTCGGCAGTGTGCCTTGAATTGGTGGTACTTCAGTTGGCGCAGGTAGATAATCTACAACTGCATCCAACATCAACTGTACGCCTTTGTTTTTGAATGCAGAACCACAAAGTACTGGTACAATCGTTCCCGCCGTTGTACCTTTACGCAGAGCAGAACGAATTTCCTCTTCTGTAAGTTCTTCTCCCTCGAAGTACTTATTCATCAGATTGTCATCAGTTTCCGCCACAGCTTCTATCAGCTTGGTGCGGTATTCTTTTGCTTTTTCTTGCAATTCTGCTGGAATTTCTGTTTCTTCAATATCAGTTCCTTGATCGTTGTTGTAAATATAGGCACAATTACGTACTAGATCAACGATTCCTCGGAACTCAGTTTCACTACCAATTGGTAGTTGAATGGCAATAGCATTAGCCCGCAGGCGATCGCGCATTTGCTCGTGAACTCTATAAAAGTTCGCGCCTGTACGATCCATTTTGTTAACAAAAGCGATTCGAGGCACTTTATAGCGGTCTGCTTGTCGCCACACTGTCTCTGATTGCGGTTGCACACCGCCCACAGAACAAAATACTGCGATTACACCATCCAACACGCGCATGGAACGTTCAACTTCAATTGTGAAGTCAACGTGACCTGGAGTATCGATAATGTTAATTTGATGATCTTTCCAGCTGGTACTGATAGCAGCAGCAGTAATAGTAATTCCCCTTTCCCGCTCCTGATCCATCCAGTCGGTTACGGCAGTTCCTTCATGAACTTCACCAATTTTATGAATTATGCCAGAGTAAAACAATATTCTCTCGGTTGTCGTTGTCTTGCCCGCATCTATATGCGCCGCAATACCGATATTGCGTACTCTCTCTAGCGGGATCGTACGTGCCACAGTAGCCTCCTATAGTTTTTGCCTCATGATATCTTGTATATTACTCTTTGTTAAGATTCTATACTTTTACGGAAAACCGTCTTGGTTTTTGTAAATTCGCGATATATCGCTTTTTCCCTTAGTAACGATAATGTGCGAAGGCTTTGTTGGCTTCCGCCATCCGGTGTGTTTCTTCGCGTTTACGAATTGCGTTACCGCTTTCATTGGCTGCATCCATTAACTCGTTAGCTAACTTACTGGCCATTGTGCGGCCTGGTCTCGACCGAGAAAATTGTACTAGCCAACGTAGCGCCAGAGTAGTACCCCGATCTGAACGTACTTCCATTGGTACTTGGTAGGTTGCCCCACCAACTCGGCGAGCCTTGACTTCTACTAAAGGTGTGGCATTTCGCACTGCTCTTTCAAAGGTTTCCAAAGCAGCGCTGCCGGTACGTTCTTCAATAGTTTTTAAAGCATCATAAACAATACGTGCGGCTAGAGATTTTTTCCCATGATGCATAATTCGCCGGATTATCATGCTCACAAGGCGACTGTTGTATACAGAGTCAGGCGGAACTGGCCGCCTTTGAATAACACCACGACGAGACATACTTCAACCTTTAATGCGGATTTGGCAACGAAATTATATGCTATCAGACACTGGATCTTTAGGCAGCGATCGCTGTCTAGACTTAGTTAATTTTTCTCTACAGTTGCAGCAAAGGTGAGCTATGGTCTGGCTGCTTGCAACTGGACATACAAGGCAACAGCATTTAAAAGCCTTATATTTGGGATTAAAATGCTGTAGCACTGATCGGATACTACTTAAAAATTACCTACACTTGCTCACTTAACTCAAGGGTGTAGCTGGATTTTATTGAAAAAGTCAGCACAGCTAGTTTTTGTTTCTTCGCTCACACTTTTAGAGAACGGTTAATCGCATCAATCACGATTAATCGTCTCTGTTTTATTTTGTAGCCTCTTTTGGGCGCTTCGTTCCGTACTTGGAACGTCCTTGTTTGCGGTCTTTGACTCCGGCTGTATCTAGCGTGCCACGAATAATGTGGTATCTTACGCCTGGTAAATCTTTAACCCGACCGCCACGAATCATTACCACAGAATGCTCTTGCAAGTTGTGGCCAATTCCGGGGATGTAAGCTGTGACTTCAAATCCAGAAGTAAGCCTGACTCTCGCTACTTTACGTAGAGCTGAGTTAGGTTTTTTCGGTGTAGTCGTGTATACTCTAGTACAAACACCCCGGCGTTGTGGGCATTGCTTCAGAGCTGGAGACTTGGTTTTCTGACGCGCTTTCTCGCGTTGATTATGTATGAGTTGCTGTATTGTTGGCATGAGTTACAGCGCGTGAAGCTGCTTAGTGGTCTAAGTTTTAACAAATCCTGATTATATCTTTTTTTTTAACTATATGTCAAATTATTATGTTATTTTTAAATTTTTTCTCAATCAATAGCATTTGGTGCAGTGATAGAGAAAGAATTACCACAGCCACAGGTGGCGATCGCCTGGGGATTATGGAAGCGAAAACCACCGCCTATCAAGTCTTCTGAATAATCTACGGCCAAACCGTTGACGTAATCTAAGCTTTCAGCATCTACGACTACTTGAATGCCATTCAAGTCAAAAACGCGATCGCTAATTTCTACTGTTTCATCAAAAGACATATCATAAAACCAATCGTAACAACCACCCGCTTTAACCGCTAATCTAAATAAGATATTTGGCTGTTGGTTTGACTTTAATCTTCTGATTTCATTTGCCGCTGTTTGACTTAGATTAATCATAAAACTTGTTTTGGCAATTCAAACCCCATCTTAAAAAGTATATCGCACTAAATATCCCCACCTAAAATAGGCAGGGATACTTGACGTGCTGTGATTAATTCAGATAATTTGCACAAAAAAATATTTAATTTTTAGCTCCCAATTGTAGCCCTATGAATATTATATCAGTTTTAATTTCCGGTACGGGCATAGTCGTCTTGGTAGCGGATAATATCATCTTCGCCCAAGTATTCGCCATTTTGCACTTCAATTAAAACTAAGGAAATTACGCCAGGATTCTCTAAACGATGAGATGTACACTGAGGTACATAAGTTGATTGATTATTGCCCAACAGAATTTCTTGCTCGCCACAAGTTACCCTAGCTGTACCAGAGACGACAATCCAATGTTCGCTGCGGTGGTGATGCATTTGCAGACTGAGACGGTGTCCTGGCTTAACTTCGATACGCTTGATTTTATATCCACGCCCTTCTTCCAACACAGTAAAAGAACCCCAAGGACGTAGTTCAGTTGCAGCAACGCCTCTGGCAGTGAGCGCGGTGGGTAGGGGCAGAGTGTTAATTTGTGTGGTTTCTTGATATTGAGCCATAGTTACCTCATTTAAAGACATAACAAACCGTCATTATTCTTAACAACTGATGGAAAAATCTGGCGCAATCTTGCAACCGTGAAAATCAGCAATTCAATTCCACCTTGCTAAAGATAGCAAAATCAGACTTTGTGGTGTAAAGAATTACTACTAAAACTGTCGAGTCTACATCAAGTCTTCATCCAGCAAAATGGCTGCTTGTTCTAAACTTTAAAAAATGATTGGAAATGAGAAATGGGGAATGGGGCATGGGGCATGGGGCATGGGAGATTAATTATTATTTGTTATTCTCCCCTGCTCCCTGCTCCCGTGCTCCTCTGCTCCCCTTGCTCTTCATTCATTGCTTTTGTTGTAGGAAAATCCCAATGCCGTTGTGGACACGAGCAGCGGTATTAGGAGAACGGTCGAGTAGTTGTCCTCCTAGATAAAGACTGGTAGAGCTACCACCGTCTAAATTTAGGGCATTTACACAACCTAAAAGCTTCATCAGTTGAGCATGTTCTGCCAAATTAGGGCCTGCCCCACCAGCGCGATTATGCACCGCAGCAATCATTAGTGTGCCTGTTGCAGTTGTACAAATACCGCTACGAATAGCTTTTTCGGCAATAAAAGCATCGCTAAATTTCTCGCTTTTGGCATCAAGGACAATTTGATTGTTTTGTACTAACAATGGCCCGGCTCCGACAATGTAAGGGTAACGGTTAAAGTCAGCAGGGGTAGTGTTACTAGAAATACTGACTGTAGTACCAATTGGTAACTGTGATGCAGTACTAGCAGCATTTTTGCGTAAAGTTAATAGATAGCCATCTGGGGGAATAGGAACGGCAGTTTCACTAGCTTTACCTCCTGGTAACTGTTGGATAATTTGGTTTTTGTTAATTACAAGAATAATTTCGTTGTCACTCAGGGGCGTATAACTAGCTCCCCAAGCTGGAGTGTAGCGGGCAATACCACTTTGTACGTAGCCGCTGTTGAGAAACAAAATTGGTAATTGCAGGTTGTTGGGAGCAACTAAAGTTTCTTGTAAAGTCAGACGACCGAAATAAAATTGTCCAGAATCATTCCAGGCGATCGCGCCCCGATTAAGAATAGGGCCTGATAACCATTGATTATCTCGACGAATTGCACCTAAGGGTAATTTATTATTGCGGTTAAAATAACCACCATTAATTGCCGCTGCTGCTAAGTACTGCTGTGCTGTTTGAATTAAGGGCGCAATACCTGTTAAAGTATCGGAATTTGCCCGAATAGGTTTTAATGTAATTCCAACTTTGCGGGGATTGACTTCTAACCAAACTACAGGAAAGCTTTCTGCATCTAAATTGATAAATTGTTGTCGCCAGCGTAATCCCGATGCCCAAGTAATATCCCGCGGCAGCATGGCATCGGGACGAATGTCAATCATCAGGCGATTGGGGTTAGCTACAGTGCTAATCCGGGGAGACATGCCGAAGGGAACGCTTAAATGAATGATTGTTTGGTTATTGACCACCTCTACTTGTTGAATTAATGCATCAGGATCTGGTATTGCTGGTAGTTGTTTGAGCAAATCTGGCAGTGATGGCGGCGGTGGTGGTAGGGGAGTATAGCGTTGAACTAAGAGGGGATCGGCTATTCCATCTAAGGTAACTGTCCACTCTCTATTCGGTGGCGTAGTAGATTTAGGGGTGGGAATATCGGGATCTAAGGTTGGAAGTTGAGGCTTTTTGATGGGTAAACCTTGTGAAACTTGCCAAGGAGTTGGGCGATCTAAATCTACAACAATGCGATCGCTCTGCAAAGGTGCAACGCTTTTCTCTGAGGGTTGCTGGCTTTGAAGAATATTTTTCACTTGTGCTTTAGGGATGGCAATTACCAAAATATTGCCATTGGCTTGCAGCTGCCATCCGGCTGTTTGAGCAAAATTAGTAATGTCTAAATAGCGATATCCTCCCAACAATTGGGCAGCTAAAATTGGTCGCTTAGTTGATGAAAACCAATCTATTGGTTGCCTAGCTGGATTACTGCTACTTAATAAATCTATGCCGATTAATTGTCTGAGTACTCCGTCACTGATATGAGTTTTAACTTTACCTGTGGTTAGCGATCGCTGTAACCAAGCTCCTGGTACGATACGACCATTGAGGGAAATTTGATTTCCGGCAAAAGATTGTGGAGTTTTTGCTGGAGTTGGTTTGGCGTTTGTTGGAGGCTTTTGAGCGTTTGTAGTATGGGTGCTAGATAAGCATAATACTGTGGCAATTATTGGCGGCACAATAGCCCAAAACAACCTACTTACACGCCATTTTGGCGGTTTGTTGTTGGCATTACCTTGATTAGTCAAAGCACTGTGGTCTTGTTGGCAGCAGTAATTCGGCATTTTTACCATAATTTACTAGGTATTGTTGAAAGCGATCGCCCAAAAAATAGGTTAACTAAAGTTATTGGCAAATATTAAAAAATCATGATTTAACTTTTGAATAAAAATGATATTATATATATTGGCTTATTGTCTCTCATCCAATTTAGCCAACCACTTGCGCTATAGAAACTACAGTAAGTAACTGTTTTGACTAAGATTATTTTCCTACCAGACTATACACAATTAGTCTTGGTTATAGCAGCTTGATCAAGCTGTTTCTTACTAGACAATAGTTGTTATTGTTGGGTACTGAAGTGAAGTTTAGTTTTTATTAACACCGATGACGACAAATAAACAGCAAAACTATAGACAAGAGAAATATTTAGGAATTGTCAAATGGCCATTTAGTGTAATACGCTGATTTTATTGCTGAATCAGGATAATTGTAAGTTTTAAAAACAGTAAAGCGTTTAGTTTGAGTTTTGTTACAGGTAAGGCAAAACATCCTTTATTTAAAAAATAGCTTTCATCTGGAAAATAAAGAATTGAGAAAATACATAGCTTCACGATATAAATAAAAGACTGTCAGGGCAAAGGTAGTTTGTTTTACACAGCATAAACACACAAAAAAATAACGCAGCTATTTTAACACGGGTAAATCAAAAAGAAAAACCGAAGTTAAAATTTTTTTTCCCTAAATTTCGGTAACTTTATGTATTTTTTTTAAGAACGAAATTTAGTAATTTTTCCTCACAAGTACTGGCAAAATTTGTGACTCCACATTATTTCAGGGATGGGCTATGAATGATCAACCGATGAATCAATTACAAACAATGACATTTTCGGATACCTACCAAGGACAAAGATGGTTAGTAGATGAACGAGATGCCTGTGGTGTGGGTTTCATTGCTCATCGCCAAAATCATGAGAGTCACGAAGTTTTGGTTAAAGCTTTAGCTGCTTTGACTTGCTTAGAACACCGGGGCGGTTGTAGTGCAGACCAAGACTCTGGTGATGGTGCAGGGATCTTGACAGCTATTCCTTGGGAGTTGTTCCAACTAGATTATTCTCCAGTTAAGATCAAAGATTTATCTCCTAGCAATTTAGCTGTGGGGATGATATTTTTACCGCCAGATGCAGAATTAGCTCAAAAAGCTAGATTAGCAGTTGAGCAAATAGCCAAGCAAGAAAAATTAACTGTACTGGGCTGGCGAGTAGTACCAGTGCAGCCTAATTTACTGGGAGTCCAAGCCAAAGAAAATCAACCCCAGATAGAACAAGTTTTTTTAGCTGCTGCTGAAAAAAGTGGCGATGAACTAGAACGGCATTTGTATATTACCCGCCGCCGTATTAGTACAGCGGCAAAAGATATTTCAGAAGACTTTTATGTTTGCTCGTTGTCAAGTCGCACAATTGTCTATAAGGGCATGGTGCGTTCTGCTGTGTTGGGCAACTTTTATGAAGATTTAAAAAATCCGGCTTACAAAAGTGCGTTTGCAGTTTATCACCGCCGCTTTAGTACCAATACCATGCCCAAATGGCCTTTAGCTCAACCGATGCGGCTTTTGGGTCACAATGGCGAAATTAACACCTTGTTGGGTAACATCAATTGGATGATGGCGCGAGAAGCCAGTCTCAATCATCCAGTATGGGGCGATCGCATTAGCGAACTCAAGCCTTTAGTCCATATCGATAACAGCGATTCAGCCACTTTAGACAATGTGCTGGAGTTACTGGTGCGTTCTGGACGTAGCCCTTTGGAAGCTTTGATGTTTATGGTTCCAGAAGCTTACCAAAATCAGCCATCTTTAAGTAAATATCCAGAAATTGTCGATTTTTACGAATATTACAGCGGTTTACAAGAAGCGTGGGATGGGCCAGCACTTTTAGTATTTAGCGACGGAAAAAAAGTCGGTGCATCACTAGATCGTAATGGCTTAAGACCAGCTCGTTACGCAATCACTAAAGATGATTACATCGTCGTGGCTTCAGAAGCAGGTGTAGTAGATTTTCCAGAAGCCAACATTATTGAAAAAGGCAGACTTGGCCCTGGACAAATGATTGCGGTGGATTTAGTCAGCCATGAAGTGTTGAAGAACTGGGAGATTAAGCAGCGTATCGCTAGGCAACAACCTTATGGGGAATGGTTGCAAAAATATCGCCAAGAATTAAAGTCATTAATCATTGATCATTCTGCATTAGCCAATGGCAATGGTAATGGCAACGGCAAAGGACAATTGACTATTGATAGACAAAACTTACTCCGCCATCAAATTGCCTTTGGCTACACCACAGAAGATGTAGAAATGGTCATTCAACCAATGGCCGCAGAAAGCAAAGAGCCGACTTTCTGTATGGGGGATGATATTCCTTTAGCTGTGCTGTCCCAAAAACCTCACCTGCTTTATGATTATTTCAAACAGCGCTTTGCTCAAGTGACAAATCCAGCAATTGATCCCTTACGGGAAAAGC contains the following coding sequences:
- a CDS encoding HesB/IscA family protein, translating into MINLSQTAANEIRRLKSNQQPNILFRLAVKAGGCYDWFYDMSFDETVEISDRVFDLNGIQVVVDAESLDYVNGLAVDYSEDLIGGGFRFHNPQAIATCGCGNSFSITAPNAID
- a CDS encoding phosphodiester glycosidase family protein, with protein sequence MVKMPNYCCQQDHSALTNQGNANNKPPKWRVSRLFWAIVPPIIATVLCLSSTHTTNAQKPPTNAKPTPAKTPQSFAGNQISLNGRIVPGAWLQRSLTTGKVKTHISDGVLRQLIGIDLLSSSNPARQPIDWFSSTKRPILAAQLLGGYRYLDITNFAQTAGWQLQANGNILVIAIPKAQVKNILQSQQPSEKSVAPLQSDRIVVDLDRPTPWQVSQGLPIKKPQLPTLDPDIPTPKSTTPPNREWTVTLDGIADPLLVQRYTPLPPPPPSLPDLLKQLPAIPDPDALIQQVEVVNNQTIIHLSVPFGMSPRISTVANPNRLMIDIRPDAMLPRDITWASGLRWRQQFINLDAESFPVVWLEVNPRKVGITLKPIRANSDTLTGIAPLIQTAQQYLAAAAINGGYFNRNNKLPLGAIRRDNQWLSGPILNRGAIAWNDSGQFYFGRLTLQETLVAPNNLQLPILFLNSGYVQSGIARYTPAWGASYTPLSDNEIILVINKNQIIQQLPGGKASETAVPIPPDGYLLTLRKNAASTASQLPIGTTVSISSNTTPADFNRYPYIVGAGPLLVQNNQIVLDAKSEKFSDAFIAEKAIRSGICTTATGTLMIAAVHNRAGGAGPNLAEHAQLMKLLGCVNALNLDGGSSTSLYLGGQLLDRSPNTAARVHNGIGIFLQQKQ
- a CDS encoding cupin domain-containing protein, whose protein sequence is MAQYQETTQINTLPLPTALTARGVAATELRPWGSFTVLEEGRGYKIKRIEVKPGHRLSLQMHHHRSEHWIVVSGTARVTCGEQEILLGNNQSTYVPQCTSHRLENPGVISLVLIEVQNGEYLGEDDIIRYQDDYARTGN
- the rpsL gene encoding 30S ribosomal protein S12; the encoded protein is MPTIQQLIHNQREKARQKTKSPALKQCPQRRGVCTRVYTTTPKKPNSALRKVARVRLTSGFEVTAYIPGIGHNLQEHSVVMIRGGRVKDLPGVRYHIIRGTLDTAGVKDRKQGRSKYGTKRPKEATK